The following are encoded in a window of Flavobacteriales bacterium genomic DNA:
- a CDS encoding CoA transferase, producing the protein MHAASKGTGPLADLLVIETAAVLAGPAVGMFFAELGARVVKVENKRGGGDVTRQWKLPGEDPASPVSAYFSSVNHGKQHLALDLQDATDRARFDALLREADVLITNHLAGDAGKLGLDRVRLRSLNPKLVHGHIKGFRDQPGRPAYDVVLQAETGFISMTGTDPDHLAKLPIALVDVLAAHQLKEGLLVALLHRARTGQGAHVEVSLEEAALAGLINQASNHLMAGHIAAPIGTLHPNIAPYGETFSCADGGRVILAVGSDAQFKALCGALLLPELIRDDRFTNNASRVRHRIELAASLAPAMAKWDRSILLDALITAGVPAGAVLRLDEVLATPAARDMVVEETMDGVVTRRLRGNVFRLEFEG; encoded by the coding sequence ATGCACGCGGCATCCAAGGGGACAGGCCCACTCGCCGATCTGTTGGTGATCGAAACAGCGGCCGTGCTGGCGGGTCCTGCGGTGGGCATGTTCTTCGCCGAACTGGGCGCGCGCGTGGTGAAGGTGGAGAACAAGCGCGGCGGCGGTGATGTCACCCGTCAATGGAAGCTGCCTGGGGAGGACCCCGCTTCACCGGTGAGCGCCTATTTCAGCAGCGTGAACCATGGCAAGCAGCATCTAGCGCTGGATCTGCAGGACGCCACCGATCGTGCCCGTTTCGATGCGCTGCTGCGCGAAGCGGATGTGTTGATCACGAACCATCTGGCCGGGGATGCCGGCAAGCTCGGTCTTGATCGTGTGCGCTTGAGGTCCTTGAACCCGAAGCTGGTGCATGGCCACATCAAGGGATTCCGCGACCAGCCCGGCCGCCCGGCCTATGATGTGGTGCTGCAGGCGGAGACGGGCTTCATCAGCATGACGGGCACCGATCCGGACCACCTCGCCAAGCTGCCCATCGCGCTGGTGGATGTGCTGGCCGCGCACCAGTTGAAGGAAGGTCTGCTGGTGGCGCTGCTGCATCGCGCTCGCACCGGCCAGGGCGCCCATGTGGAGGTCTCATTGGAGGAGGCGGCGCTTGCGGGACTGATCAACCAGGCCAGCAACCATCTGATGGCGGGACACATCGCCGCGCCCATCGGCACCTTGCATCCGAACATCGCGCCCTACGGCGAGACCTTCTCCTGTGCCGACGGCGGACGTGTCATCCTGGCCGTGGGAAGTGATGCGCAGTTCAAGGCGCTATGCGGAGCGCTCCTACTGCCGGAGCTGATACGCGACGATCGTTTCACCAACAACGCGTCGCGCGTTCGACACCGGATCGAACTCGCTGCTTCCCTGGCACCAGCCATGGCGAAGTGGGACCGGAGCATCTTGCTGGATGCCTTGATCACCGCAGGTGTGCCCGCCGGTGCCGTGCTCCGCCTGGACGAGGTGCTGGCCACACCCGCCGCACGCGACATGGTGGTGGAGGAGACGATGGACGGCGTGGTGACGCGGCGGTTGAGGGGGAATGTCTTTCGGTTGGAATTCGAAGGTTGA